One genomic segment of Helianthus annuus cultivar XRQ/B chromosome 14, HanXRQr2.0-SUNRISE, whole genome shotgun sequence includes these proteins:
- the LOC110906667 gene encoding uncharacterized protein LOC110906667, whose translation MKKVGKNMARYLGDFQFGVGMSNGAEAVLHSANRFLNSFHADGSLALLTVDFSNAFNTVDRTTFLKEVRQHCPSIYRWVQFRYAQPARLYVGNECIGATTGVQQGDPLGPLLFSLALHPLILRVQDRCNLPFHAWYLDDGTIIGNATEVARALDIINKEGPSLGLYLNIKKTEVYWPTCDGQKLQDGLFPKGIGRPERGVKLLGGVVSRDPSFIGELAGRRATGAVELMKLLPCLRDPQCELLLLRSCMGVAKLLFGLRTCQPYLMEDASSRFDDGLREAIEDIVVGGGPFFGDLQWRLASLPMRLGGLGLLSARDVRVYAFVASRAQSWELQDHILRNSGVVELDVDYLQALERLNVYLPDFDTGGFSKKDTAPSKPQTTLANALFSKIAQRLGENFDLSPRQRAVWECLKGPHAQDFLTVIPIEGLGQCMSAVEYRAILKYRLMIPMYPEDETCPICRKACMDKYGEHAVHCKELPGFKYRHDWVRDVLWDILRRAGISAKKEAPVISLRTPWKGDLLCDQQICSFLVGLGGNTLVLTSRGFPLWLA comes from the coding sequence ATGAAGAAGGTTGGGAAAAACATGGCTCGGTACTTGGGAGACTTTCAGTTTGGGGTGGGGATGTCAAACGGTGCAGAGGCGGTGCTTCACAGTGCGAACAGGTTTCTCAACTCCTTTCATGCTGATGGTTCCTTAGCCTTGCTTACTGTGGACTTCTCGAATGCGTTCAACACGGTTGACCGCACAACCTTCCTGAAAGAGGTTCGTCAACATTGCCCGTCAATCTATCGATGGGTTCAATTCCGGTACGCCCAGCCTGCCCGGTTGTATGTTGGTAATGAGTGTATTGGGGCTACTACTGGAGTGCAACAAGGGGATCCCTTGGGGCCCCTTCTCTTTTCTCTTGCCTTACACCCACTCATTCTCAGGGTGCAGGACCGATGTAACCTCCCGTTTCATGCTTGGTACTTGGATGATGGGACGATTATTGGCAATGCGACGGAGGTTGCTAGGGCCTTAGACATTATTAACAAGGAAGGGCCATCCCTAGGACTTTACCTCAACATTAAGAAAACAGAGGTATATTGGCCGACATGTGATGGGCAGAAACTTCAGGACGGGCTTTTCCCGAAAGGGATTGGCAGACCAGAGAGGGGGGTTAAGCTGCTGGGTGGCGTTGTTAGCCGTGACCCTAGCTTCATTGGCGAGTTGGCAGGGCGGCGGGCGACGGGGGCGGTTGAACTCATGAAACTCTTGCCATGCCTTAGGGACCCTCAATGTGAACTCCTTCTGCTAAGATCGTGCATGGGGGTTGCTAAGTTACTTTTCGGGCTGCGAACTTGTCAACCTTATTTGATGGAGGATGCATCATCCCGGTTCGATGATGGCCTCCGAGAGGCTATAGAAGACATAGTCGTAGGTGGTGGCCCATTCTTTGGGGACCTCCAATGGCGTTTGGCATCCCTGCCAATGCGTCTAGGTGGTTTGGGTCTGCTCTCAGCTCGAGATGTCAGGGTTTATGCTTTTGTGGCGTCCAGAGCTCAGTCTTGGGAATTACAGGATCATATCCTTCGGAACAGTGGGGTTGTCGAGCTCGACGTGGACTATCTGCAGGCGCTTGAACGCTTAAATGTCTATCTCCCAGACTTTGATACCGGCGGTTTCTCtaaaaaggacaccgcccccTCGAAACCACAAACAACTTTGGCGAATGCTCTGTTTAGCAAAATCGCTCAAAGACTGGGAGAAAATTTTGATTTGTCACCTCGCCAAAGGGCGGTGTGGGAGTGCCTGAAGGGTCCCCATGCTCAGGATTTTCTGACCGTTATCCCAATTGAGGGGCTGGGACAATGTATGTCAGCAGTAGAATACAGAGCAATCCTTAAATACCGGCTGATGATCCCTATGTATCCAGAAGATGAAACGTGCCCAATATGCCGTAAAGCTTGTATGGATAAATACGGAGAGCACGCAGTGCATTGTAAAGAGCTCCCTGGGTtcaaatatcggcatgactgGGTACGAGATGTTTTGTGGGACATCCTGAGAAGAGCTGGGATTTCAGCTAAGAAAGAGGCTCCTGTGATTTCCTTACGGACCccatggaagggagatctactctgCGACCAGCAGATCTGCTCGTTTTTGGTTGGGCTAgggggaaacacgcttgtgtTGACCTCACGGGGGTTTCCCCTCTGGTTGGCTTAA
- the LOC118486478 gene encoding uncharacterized protein LOC118486478 — translation MRMSKCLPKQRVTYISGLFLDGALSWWNLQVQTKGETVAYAMSWDELKELMRKKYCSRAEIQKLETEFWNLRMIGSDIAGYIQRFHDLSRVVPYLVEPEFKRIERFIWGLAPEILSMVTSSKPPTISEAIDLAVALTEEALRLDKFSKPGSNKKETHVESSSGNKRKFSNLKKGTQANNDNWNANKRREVNPTRGTKAYGATNEASEFKNLLGLESSKLDVPYSIELANGKLVEADEVIKGCTLELGERKFSIDLLPVDLGSFDAVVGMDWLSDNRAEVVCHEKSIRIPLPNEETLIIHGEKRGTPLRIINCMKAQKCLRKGYIAFLAHVVDKETKEPRLEDIPVVKEFPEVFPEDLPGLPPQRQVEFRIDLMPGAAPVAKSPYRLAPSEMQELSTQLQELLDKGFIRPNGSFRMCIDYRELNKLTIKNRYPLPRIDDLFDQLQGSSYYSKIDLRSGYHQLRIQEESIPKTAFRTRYGHYEFLVMPFGLTNAPAVFMDLMNRVCKPYLDKFVIVFIDDILIYSRTKEEHEQHLRAILELLRKEQLYAKFSKCEFWIREVQFLGHVVNEKGIHVDPAKIEAIKNWEAPRTPTEIRQFLGLAGYYRRFIENFSKVAQPLTSLTQKDKKFDWGKKQQAAFQLLKDKLCDAPILALPDGTDDFMITKVLVDHLED, via the exons ATGAGAATGAGCAAATGTCTTCCTAAACAAAGGGTCACCTACATTTCCGGGTTGTTCTTGGACGGAGCActctcatggtggaaccttcaggttcagactaAAGGAGAAACTGTTGCGTATGCTATGAGttgggacgagctgaaggaactaATGAGAAAGAAGTATTGTTCTAGGGCAGAGATTCAGAAACTTGAGACCGAGTTTTGGAATTTAAGAATGATCGGATCTGATATCGCTGGATACATACAACGCTTCCACGACTTGTCAAGGGTTGTTCCCTACTTGGTGGAACCTGAGTTTAAGCGGATTGAGAGGTTCATCTGGGGACTTGCTCCTGAGATTCTGAGCATGGTTACTTCTTCCAAGCCCCCTACAATCAGCGAGGCAATCGACTTGGCTGTCGCCCTCACCGAGGAGGCTCTTCGTTTAGACAAGTTTTCAAAGCCAGGCTCTAACAaaaaagagactcatgtggagtcttcAAGCGGCAACAAGAGAAAGTTTTCAAACTTAAAGAAAGGCACTCAAGCAAACAACGACAACTGGAATGCGAACAAACGAAGGGAAGTGAACCCAACTCGTGGTACTAAAGCTTATGGAGCCACTAATGAGGCTAGTG AATTTAAGAACCTACTTGGTCTAGAGTCGAGTAAACTAGACGTCCCGTATTCTATAGAATTGGCGAATGGAAAATTGGTCGAAGCGGATGAGGTTATTAAGGGTTGTACACTCGAGCTTGGGGAGCGAAAATTTTCTATCGACCTTTTACCTGTTGATCTGGGTAGCTTTGACGCGgttgttggaatggattggttatccgacAATCGGGCAGAAgtggtttgtcacgaaaagaGCATCCGCATCCCACTGCCGAATGAAGAAACACTTATAATCCATGGGGAGAAACGCGGGACGCCTCTACGGATCATAAATTGCATGAAGGCGCAAAAGTGTCTTCGAAAAGGCTATATAGCCTTCCTCGCCCACGTAGTTGACAAGGAAACCAAAGAGCCGAGGCTAGAAGACATCCCAGTCGTGAAAGAatttccagaagtctttccagaagacttgcctggactacctccgcaacgtcAAGTGGAGTTCCGAATTGATTTAATGCCAGGAGCGGCACCAGTGGCGAAATCACCATATCGGTTAGCTCCGTCTGAAATGCAGGAGTTATCTACTCAGCTGCAAGAGCTGCTAGATAAAGGATTTATtagaccga acggcagCTTTCGCATGTGCATTGATTATAGGGAGttaaacaagctgaccatcaagaaccgatatccCTTACcgagaatcgacgacttattcgatcaactacaaggttccagctactactccaagatcgatctgagatcgggttaccatcagttgagaaTACAGGAAGAAAGTATCCCCAAAACGgcttttaggactcgttacggacattacgagtttcttgttatgccgttCGGCTTAACCAATGCACCAGcggtgttcatggacctcatgaaccgtgtgtgtaagccgtatttggacaagtttgtgattgtgtttatcgatgatatcctaaTATACTCGCGAACcaaggaggaacacgagcaacatttgCGAGCTATTTTGGAACTCTTgagaaaggaacaactgtatgcaaagttttcgaagtgcgaattttggattcgcgaggttCAATtcctaggtcatgtggtaaatgagaagggaattcacgtcgacccagcaaagattgaggcaattaagaattgggaagcgcctaGAACCCCTACTGAGATACGACAGTTTctgggattagcgggctattatagACGATTCATAGAGAACTTT